A single genomic interval of Dromiciops gliroides isolate mDroGli1 chromosome 1, mDroGli1.pri, whole genome shotgun sequence harbors:
- the LOC122736814 gene encoding zinc finger protein 501-like yields the protein MAVPERESYPAMSRFLKGCPQELECHQSCKSEESIEIQKDSLIGTGFDKKALQGEKDFSAGSNLGTHQQSTTGQLYKCNTCNKSFKCYSDVIKHQRFHTVEKPYECGECGKTFSQSSDVIKHHRIHSGEKPYECSDCGKAFIHSSHVVRHQRIHSGEKPYKCNECGKAFSQGSNLIRHKRIHTGEKPYECNECGKAFNQFSLLVEHERIHTGEKPYECKECGKTFSRCSGFITHQRIHTGKKPYECNECGKTFSRSSDIINHQRIHTGEKPYVCKECGKAFRGWSSFVQHQKIHTGEKPYECNECGKTFIRRTQLTKHQRIHTRENPLNNPPYLLIGRKESFV from the coding sequence ATGGCAGTTCCTGAAAGAGAATCATATCCAGCCATGTCCAGATTCCTAAAAGGTTGCCCACAAGAATTGGAATGTCATCAATCTTGCAAAAGTGAGGAAAGTATAGAGATACAGAAAGATTCCTTGATTGGAACAGGTTTTGACAAGAAAGCTCTTCAAGGGGAGAAAGACTTCAGTGCCGGCTCAAATCTTGGTACACATCAACAGAGTACTACCGGACAACTTTATAAATGTAATACATGTAACAAAAGCTTCAAATGTTACTCGGATGTTATTAAACATCAAAGATTTCATACTgtagaaaaaccttatgaatgtgggGAATGTGGGAAGACCTTCAGTCAGAGCTCAGATGTTATTAAACACCACAGgattcattctggagagaaaccctatgaatgtagtGACTGTGGGAAGGCTTTTATTCACAGCTCACATGTGGTcagacatcagagaattcatagtggagagaaaccctataaatgcAACGAATGTGGCAAAGCCTTcagccagggttcaaatcttatacgtcataagagaattcatactggagagaagccctatgaatgtaatgaatgtggcaaaGCTTTTAATCAGTTTTCATTACTTGTTGAACATGAGAggattcacactggagaaaaaccatatgaatgtaaggaatgtggTAAAACGTTCAGTCGATGCTCAGGTTTTATAACTCATCAGAGGATTCATACTGGcaaaaaaccttatgaatgtaatgaatgtggaaaaacaTTCAGTCGAAGCTCAGATATTATTaatcatcagagaattcatactggagagaagccctatgtatgtaaagaatgtggaaaagccttccgAGGTTGGTCAAGCTTTGTTCAGCACCAGAAAATTCATACAGGGGAAAAGCCctatgaatgcaatgaatgtgggaaaacctttATCCGGAGGACCCAGCTTACcaaacaccagagaattcacaccaGAGAAAACCCTCTTAATAACCCTCCATATTTATtaatagggaggaaggagagcTTTGTTTAA
- the LOC122736813 gene encoding zinc finger protein 3-like produces MAAVGPEHESPPIAPPLSFSPGTQSGLQHHQALLHLYDHDCKTFNKKEEAVSKQNIMEDRKSHGIIWEKFLSEASQGQKFTEVSEMQDSLERQKEALCRTIIYKITPGGKISHEHKDYKRSFHLSSNIGLQESHKGERPHKCEACGKSFKFQSGIIKHLRLHTGEKPYECKECGKFFSQSSDVTKHQRIHTGEKPYECNDCGKTFIHSSHVIRHQRIHNGEKPYQCSECGKAFSQSSNLIRHQRIHTGEKPYECNHCGRSFNQFSLLIEHERIHTGEKPYQCKECGKTFSHSSDVIKHQRIHTGEKPYICHECGKTFSRSSGVINHQRIHTGEKPYVCNKCGKAFRGWSGFVQHQRTHSGEKPYKCSECGKAFIRSTQLIKHQRIHAQEHIPKNKPANVVKKEKGASGRAENPV; encoded by the exons ATGGCAGCAGTGGGGCCAGAGCATGAGTCACCTCCCATTGCACCTCCTCTCAGCTTCTCACCTGGGACACAGTCTGGACTTCAGCACCACCAGGCTTTGCTTCACCTCTATGATCATG ATTGTAAAACTTTTAATAAGAAAGAGGAGGCTGTATCAAAGCAAAACATTATGGAAGACAGAAAGTCACATGGAATAATATGGGAAAAATTCCTAAGTGAAGCTTCTCAGGGACAGAAGTTTACAGAAGTTTCTGAAATGCAGGACAgtttagaaaggcagaaagaggcCCTTTGTAGAACTATCATTTACAAAATAACTCCTGGAGGAAAAATAAGCCATGAACATAAAGACTATAAAAGAAGCTTTCATCTGAGCTCAAACATTGGACTTCAGGAAAGTCATAAAGGAGAGAGACCCCACAAATGTGAAGCATGTGGTAAAAGCTTCAAATTTCAGTCAGGTATTATTAAACACTTGAGacttcacactggagagaagccttatgaatgtaaggaatgtggAAAATTCTTTAGCCAGAGCTCAGATGTTACCAAACACCAGCGAATTCATACTGGGgaaaaaccctatgaatgtaatgattGTGGGAAAACTTTCATTCATAGCTCACATGTTATTagacatcaaagaattcataatgGAGAGAAGCCCTATCAATGcagtgaatgtggaaaagcttttaGCCAGAGCTCAAACCTTATtcgacatcagagaattcatactggagaaaagcccTATGAATGTAATCATTGTGGCAGATCTTTTAATCAGTTTTCATTACTTATAGAACatgagagaattcatactggagagaaaccatatcaATGTAAGGAATGTGGAAAAACATTTAGTCACAGCTCTGATGTTattaaacatcagagaattcatactggagagaagccctataTATGTCATGAGTGTGGAAAAACCTTCAGTCGTAGCTCAGGTGTTATAaatcatcagagaattcatactggagaaaagcccTATGTATGTaacaaatgtggaaaagcctttagaGGGTGGTCTGGCTTTGTTCAACATCAGAGAACTCATTCTGGAGAAAAGCCTTATAAATGTAGTGAATGCGGAAAAGCTTTTATTCGGAGCACACAGCTTATcaagcatcagagaattcatgctCAAGAGCACATTCCAAAGAATAAACCAGCTAAtgtagtaaaaaaagaaaaaggagcatCTGGGAGAGCAGAGAATCCAGTTTAA